The following proteins are encoded in a genomic region of Astatotilapia calliptera chromosome 22, fAstCal1.2, whole genome shotgun sequence:
- the cfap300 gene encoding cilia- and flagella-associated protein 300 isoform X1, producing MDEEKYAFEQTFSFNALRTKTFSFLQDKDTLARLMKWSMLGRISAQSFSFDHSFSPYCSEKFALCFFRDPEVLSSLRKMEAGVWVPLDKPMVSVSVEPTPCTKVSMELFDPIYSCGILRPTGHVVKCFHDVYPDYDELRQMLRDEESEHYYVVGREERGEFLFSLFKHLCLGGELCQYEDTIDPYISTTKQIYKDLISVQKDPETKKIAVVSKVLKVCAFDESGRCFPGVREEEQTFAYLIVDPYKRHVTLFCHFYGVGNFTV from the exons ATGGACGAAGAAAAATACGCGTTTGAGcagactttttcttttaacgCTCTTCGCACTAAGACGTTTTCTTTCCTACAAGACAAAGACACCTTGGCACGGTTGATGAAATG GTCCATGCTGGGGAGGATTTCCGCTCAGTCGTTCAGTTTTGACCACAGTTTCTCCCCTTACTGCAGTGAAAAGTTTGCTCTG TGTTTCTTCAGAGACCCTGAGGTGCTGTCCAGCCTGAGAAAGATGGAGGCTGGAGTCTGGGTGCCTCTTG ACAAGCCAATGGTGTCTGTCAGTGTGGAGCCCACGCCTTGCACTAAGGTCTCCATGGAGCTGTTTGATCCAATTTATTCTTGCGGCATCTTGAGGCCCACTGGGCATGTAGTTAAATGCTTTCATGATGTCTACCCTGACTATGATGAACTCCGACAG ATGTTGCGGGACGAGGAGTCTGAGCACTACTATGTGGTTGGGAGGGAGGAGCGGGGAGAGTTTCTGTTTAGCCTCTTCAAGCACCTGTGTCTTGGGGGTGAGCTCTGTCAGTATGAAGACACCATTGATCCTTACATCAGCACCACGAAGCAAATATACAAAGATCTGATCAG TGTGCAGAAGGACCCAGAGACGAAAAAGATCGCCGTTGTCTCCAAAGTGCTCAAAGTTTGTGCCTTT GACGAGTCTGGCCGATGTTTCCCTGGGGTGCGAGAGGAGGAGCAGACATTTGCCTATTTGATTGTCGACCCTTATAAACGTCACGTGACTTTGTTCTGTCACTTCTACGGTGTGGGCAACTTCACAGTGTGA
- the cfap300 gene encoding cilia- and flagella-associated protein 300 isoform X2, which translates to MVTSMLGRISAQSFSFDHSFSPYCSEKFALCFFRDPEVLSSLRKMEAGVWVPLDKPMVSVSVEPTPCTKVSMELFDPIYSCGILRPTGHVVKCFHDVYPDYDELRQMLRDEESEHYYVVGREERGEFLFSLFKHLCLGGELCQYEDTIDPYISTTKQIYKDLISVQKDPETKKIAVVSKVLKVCAFDESGRCFPGVREEEQTFAYLIVDPYKRHVTLFCHFYGVGNFTV; encoded by the exons ATGGTGAC GTCCATGCTGGGGAGGATTTCCGCTCAGTCGTTCAGTTTTGACCACAGTTTCTCCCCTTACTGCAGTGAAAAGTTTGCTCTG TGTTTCTTCAGAGACCCTGAGGTGCTGTCCAGCCTGAGAAAGATGGAGGCTGGAGTCTGGGTGCCTCTTG ACAAGCCAATGGTGTCTGTCAGTGTGGAGCCCACGCCTTGCACTAAGGTCTCCATGGAGCTGTTTGATCCAATTTATTCTTGCGGCATCTTGAGGCCCACTGGGCATGTAGTTAAATGCTTTCATGATGTCTACCCTGACTATGATGAACTCCGACAG ATGTTGCGGGACGAGGAGTCTGAGCACTACTATGTGGTTGGGAGGGAGGAGCGGGGAGAGTTTCTGTTTAGCCTCTTCAAGCACCTGTGTCTTGGGGGTGAGCTCTGTCAGTATGAAGACACCATTGATCCTTACATCAGCACCACGAAGCAAATATACAAAGATCTGATCAG TGTGCAGAAGGACCCAGAGACGAAAAAGATCGCCGTTGTCTCCAAAGTGCTCAAAGTTTGTGCCTTT GACGAGTCTGGCCGATGTTTCCCTGGGGTGCGAGAGGAGGAGCAGACATTTGCCTATTTGATTGTCGACCCTTATAAACGTCACGTGACTTTGTTCTGTCACTTCTACGGTGTGGGCAACTTCACAGTGTGA
- the cfap300 gene encoding cilia- and flagella-associated protein 300 isoform X3, producing MLGRISAQSFSFDHSFSPYCSEKFALCFFRDPEVLSSLRKMEAGVWVPLDKPMVSVSVEPTPCTKVSMELFDPIYSCGILRPTGHVVKCFHDVYPDYDELRQMLRDEESEHYYVVGREERGEFLFSLFKHLCLGGELCQYEDTIDPYISTTKQIYKDLISVQKDPETKKIAVVSKVLKVCAFDESGRCFPGVREEEQTFAYLIVDPYKRHVTLFCHFYGVGNFTV from the exons ATGCTGGGGAGGATTTCCGCTCAGTCGTTCAGTTTTGACCACAGTTTCTCCCCTTACTGCAGTGAAAAGTTTGCTCTG TGTTTCTTCAGAGACCCTGAGGTGCTGTCCAGCCTGAGAAAGATGGAGGCTGGAGTCTGGGTGCCTCTTG ACAAGCCAATGGTGTCTGTCAGTGTGGAGCCCACGCCTTGCACTAAGGTCTCCATGGAGCTGTTTGATCCAATTTATTCTTGCGGCATCTTGAGGCCCACTGGGCATGTAGTTAAATGCTTTCATGATGTCTACCCTGACTATGATGAACTCCGACAG ATGTTGCGGGACGAGGAGTCTGAGCACTACTATGTGGTTGGGAGGGAGGAGCGGGGAGAGTTTCTGTTTAGCCTCTTCAAGCACCTGTGTCTTGGGGGTGAGCTCTGTCAGTATGAAGACACCATTGATCCTTACATCAGCACCACGAAGCAAATATACAAAGATCTGATCAG TGTGCAGAAGGACCCAGAGACGAAAAAGATCGCCGTTGTCTCCAAAGTGCTCAAAGTTTGTGCCTTT GACGAGTCTGGCCGATGTTTCCCTGGGGTGCGAGAGGAGGAGCAGACATTTGCCTATTTGATTGTCGACCCTTATAAACGTCACGTGACTTTGTTCTGTCACTTCTACGGTGTGGGCAACTTCACAGTGTGA